The following DNA comes from Pararge aegeria chromosome 25, ilParAegt1.1, whole genome shotgun sequence.
aacgcagacgaagtcgcgggcaacagctagtctttaaTAAACTACAACCTTGTAGGTTCAACATTccattattatttctgttataATTATCGTCAATCGGACGAACCTTTTCATTCAGTGACTGTACGTTTCGTTCCTACACCGGAGCTTTCTcaggtgatgttgactttacaaatgaaaaattgctaagaaatacaatataatacatacatataatccAGTGATTCTGGACTGGCAACCGCCGTACTGGACAGAAGCGTCAGtcgaccaccagctcgatggcgGAATGATATAGTCAAGGCAGCAAGAAAGAATTGGATGCGTCTCATCAGCAATAGAGCAAGATGACGTGATAATGTTGAGTTgagccttagtccagcagtggaaaaTCTCACGCTAGGCACCCTGTTTCATGTCATCGAAAAAGATCTGAaacacagctggaaaatgtttgtgtgtttgttttttcaatgagtgtttatatgtaaagtactagctgtcccggcgaacttcgtaccgcggatcattttttttgtatgaatgttatattttaatacttattccgttctaagagaaatccaaaaaatcaaatttaaaaattggtccagccgttcttgagttataaatggtgtaactaacacaactttcttttatatacgagtatatagagatttatgtagaaaaataaaaatcataaaaataatcttcagtcatcttaagaagaagaagaagaagaaaaagtctttattgcacatacaaatataaaatcaggttaacaaaaaaataaaaaataaaaactatacatatgcacaaaggcggtcttatcgcttggagcgatctcctccagacaacctttggttgaagaaacatatgagagaaaacgggatagtgcaataattaaattgtgctaattataacattacatactaatactacatatatatagtaaaacatatatttatatatttgtatataaatatcaatatatatatatatatatatatatcaatatataaacttaaatacatattactatttaaacatacacataaaatacatagatattttgctacatactagacaggaaatagtcttttaaccgtgatttaaagatgtttaatgatttggactgtcttatgtcccttggcagctcattccataaattaaccacctttaccgtaaaagaattgccatacgccaatgaacgactagcaggaacgtgtaacaagctgtcgttattagctcgcagatttaagtgaacattgctaccaagaaaggtgaatcgctctttcaaatatggtggagtttgtggataatataaaatggagtaaagGAGAGAAAGAGCGTGTAAGTTTCTACGAGAACGAATTGGTAGCCACATCAATTGAGCACGATACTGAGACACATGATCAAATTTACGTATGCCGAAAATGAACCGTATACACAAGTTTTGCAGCCTCTCAAGTTTGTTTAGCATGGTCTCAGATAAATCCAAATAGCAGACATCTGCATAATCCAAAATAGGCAGTAATAATGTATTAGCTaaaagaattttagttttaataggtaAAAAGTTTTTCCACCGCCCCAAACACCGAACAGCACcaaaaattttgcgactcaTTTGAGAAACGTGTGGTACCCAAGACATAGTATTATCTATAATGAGTCCAAGATTCCTGACCGAAGTACTAATCGGAATAGCCGTACCATCAAAGAGAACTGGCGGTAAACTATTATACAATATGGAAGAAAGGAAATAACTACTGCCTATAATAGTTACTTGAGATTTATCTGCATTTACCCGAAGACCAAAGGATCGACACCAAGccgttatattattcaaatcagtATTGAGAGATTCAATCGCATATGCAAGATCATCAATGGTCGCCGAAACATAAATCTGCAAGTCATCAGCGTATAAATGATAGGACGAAGATATAACAGAGGAAATcgaatttatatagatagaaaaaagaagaggagagagAACACCGCCTTGAGGCACTCCAGAAGTAAGAGAAATGAAGGAAGATAATTTATGATCCAACCGTACACACTGTTGTCGATTACGTACATATCCCTGAAACCAGTTGACAACAAGTGGTGACAAATTTATCATCCTCAAGACAGCCAAAAGCAAGTCAAAATCGACAGTGTTAAATGCGTTACTAAAATCTAAGAGAGCTATAACTGTAAGGAGTTTATTGTCAACAGCGTACCGAATATCATCACATACCTTAATTAAGGTCGTAGCTGTGCTATGCCCACGCCGAAATCCTGACTGTAATGGGCTTAAGACCTCATACCTTGTTAAGTAGAGGctaagttgttgatgaacaacACGCTCAAGAACCTTAGACAAAAAGGGAAGAATGGAGATAGGTCGATAGTTTGAAGGAGTTAAAGGGTTGAGAACTTTAGGTATTGGTATGATATAAGCTTTACACCATGCACTGGGAAACGAAGCAGAAGTAAGAGAAAAGTTAAGTATATGACATAGTATTGGCAGAATGTAATCAAGTGCAGCAATTAACATTTTCCTACTTATGCCATCACAACCAATTGCATCCgatttaatagcaaaaatatgaCTCTTTATCTCAGCTGCGGTAGCGGTGCGAAACTGGAATTCAGGGGCCCCATGTACAGGCAAAGATCTTAGATGGTTAAGTGTACTTTGCTTAATTAACGAATCAAATGAGAATGTAGTGGCAAAATGCTTATTAAGACCATCCAAATCAGTGGCATGCGAGACGTGTTGGCGTTGACGGCCAACACCAAGAGAGGCTAGAAATTGCCATGTTTTACCGGTGTTCTTTTGGTCCACAGAGGAGTGAATATATTTGCGCTGAGCATCTCGACAAAGTCTACTACATTGATTCCGaagttttttatacttaataaggTTAGCGGCGGATGggtttaacttatatttacccTTAGCTGCATTGCGTTTGGACATAAGTGCTTTGATATCATTAGTCAGCCATGGTGCAGGAAGatgcttaattttaataggtCGTAGTGGAGCATGTACATCGTAAAGGCCGAtcaaaatagagttaaaaatattaagtttgtcaTCTATTGAATTAGCAGCAAAGACAGTCTCCCAATCAATGTCACTAAGATCTTCCATAAATTTATCATTGTCAAAGTTTCGAAAGCTGCGTCGCATAACTATAGTTGGCTTTGCTTTAGGAGGACGAATTTTAAAAGACAAGTAGACCAAGTCATGATAGGAGAAAGCCTCTGCAGGTAGCTGTCCATGACTGTCAACAAGATTCAGCGAAGATACCATCATCAGATCCAATTGAGAAGGCATACAGTTCGGAAAGAAATGAGTTGCATGCGTGGGTAGTAACATAAGATTGGAActgttaataatattcattaattttttagaaCGGTGGTCGTTTTTTATAAGGCACGTGTTAAAGTCACCCATAATAATGGTATGATCAACTGTGGATGAGTATTGTTCGAGTAAAGATTCAAATgttccaaaataattaatatgaagtgAAGGACAGTAAAAGACACCAAGAAGAAGTTTATTCTGACCACTCTGAACCTCAATAAATAAGTGTTCAGACGATTCAGAATACGTTGATGGAGACTTAGTTAAAATACGGAAGGGGATGTGACTCCGTAAATAAATTGCAACACCTCCGCCACCTTTACCCGTTCTGTCGTTTCTAATGAGATGGAAGCCAGGCAAACAGTAGGACGTGGAAGGGAGACAAGGTTTAAGAAACGTCTCCGACACAAGAATTGCATGAATGCTTTTTGTATCAAAAGAAGTCAGAAAATCGAAATAGTGCGAAGGAATGCTCTGTGCATTAATATgtacaacattaaaatttttagaatatGGTGAAAATGTACTATCAAGCGCAGAGTTAAGCGGTATAACTGTACTATGGAAGCTGTCATTGGACGAAGACGAGCCTGTACAATAAACATCTTCAATATCTGAATTAGTTTCGCTGCAATTGCTATTAAATGAAgtcattatataataagtagcaataattagcaattaaatatatatatatataaatgtaaataaataaatatagtcaataagttacgataaaattatattcactattatatttaaactatttatcaaTGTAGCAATATTCTTCTTCGTACCAGCAAGTCCTGTAGAAAATCACTTCAAATGTACAATACATATCCAataaatacaaggaaaacagttaaacattgtaaaaataaaaataataataaaaaaaaagaaaaacaagttagACTTGTAAAACAActctaaagaaaaattaaaaaaaaaaaaaaaactcccttAAAATCATATCTCTAACTTGAACGTTGAGATTTAGGTACCTAGGCAGCTAAATAAAGGTCCAGTATGAAATCCTGTAATCTGCGCAGGCCcaaactaataaacaaacaaaccaaaataataattatttacaaaatttgataaataacaaatatcacAATTTTAAAAGCCAAACTCAGTACACAATATACATAACTAATAATTGtatacgtataaaaaaaaaaaaaaacaaaatatttgggaatttctcaaagaggatataaacattaaaaactgGTAATATTGACTTCACGCTTACAAAGCTTGTCTATGGTCGAAAAATGACAAGTGACATTAATGATCTAATGACAACTACAATTGACAATTCgaaaagttaataaatgtttGTCTCTTTCAAATAAATCACTTGTgggtattttagttattagcaTAGGATTACGTTTATCAATAACACCAaagtaaaaatctaaaaatcatcatcacacaAGTTTTAGCTAAACTATACATACAACATATtaggacaaaattaaaaatttaaaagggaATTGTACAGTAAAAGAATGTCCAGGCATTACTTCCTAACAGCTCTCCTAGCTTTCTCTGCCTGTGGCCTTGTGCTCCTCGGCGCAGGAACTGCAGAATTTGAGTGCACAACACTAGAGTGACCAGCCACAGCACTTGCTTGATCCGCAGTGGCAGAAGTGGTAGGCATCGAGACATTATCTAGTTTTGATATGATCACTTTGACATCTGCAACTGTGAAGACCCTATGACGTTTACCATCAGAACCAAGAACTATAATGGTTCCATCCCTTGTCCAACATTGAGAAACACCAAACTTTTGCCTTGCAGCCTGAAATGCATCGTGTCGCTCCTTTGTCAAGAACTCAGATATAGTGACCCCGGTGCCTTTTAACCGAGTTTTCAAGGACCAGACTTCATTTCTAACTGATAAGTCACTGAATTTTATCAATATGGCCCGAGCCTTGCCATCCTTAGGCTGACCCAAGCGCTTACAATAACTGAGCTTGGATACTGTGAGTTCTGGCAGGCCAAGATGACTGGACAATACTTTCATAACTGCAGAGGACACATTTTCTTTCTGCACCTCGGACACACCGTGAACCAACAGCATTTTCCTTCTACTCCGTGTCTCCATTATGTCATACTGTTTTGACAGTACCTGGACTTGTAGTTGCAGACTCTCAAGCGATGTCAGAACAAACACTCTAAATGCAGCAAACTGTGCAGCAACATTTGAAGATGGACTTGTGGCAGGAATTGATGTCTGAATTATTCGTTGAAAGTCAGCCATACGCGCATTAAAGTGTTCTGTTAGTGCAGAAATTGAGTGTTCAATAGAATGTAGATTATCCATGttgttgttataaattaaaagattaagtattatgtatttaatggtTTGGATTACTTGCTGGTATGTAGAAGATTCACTATTAAAACATTTCAcagtttaaaatgcatttaattatattttaaatatatttaaactcaAGAGCACTTCAAAAACACATGTGACGTTTTAAGCACCTAcccgcgaaaaaaaaaaaaaaaaaaaaaaaaaaaaaaaaaaaaaaaaaaaaaaaaaaatatctaaatcttagtatccataacacaagctactcttactttggggctagatggctacgtgtgtagtatgtttattttaattatttatcctcGACTGAAATATCTACCGTCGCCTTGCCTCTATTGGGTAAAAGGTCTGGAATAATATAGCTCGTTTTATGCATTAGTTGTACATCATCAGTCATCCCACAGAAGCGTTTTGACATCAGTAAACAAATAGCCTTCATAATAAAGCACGCGTTATAAGGTGCATCGCAAACGTAGACACCTTTCTGTCTTGCTGGATACTAGCGCTGCTCTTGAATTTTTTATGTTCGTAAAGTAAAAATGAAATCAACCACTACCCGGGCAGGCGGACACACTGTTGCTTACTAGTTTCTCCAACAACACTAATCAAAAGTGTtgtgtgttacagtaaatttataaagtgggtaaataattaactttcgataactataaattcatatttgccagatattttattaaatagtttataaatagttttcaaaaaacaatcaaaattatatttcattaacaaccaatgttcatgacattgagttggtgggtattttgatataaatgcgactgcattatcgatgcacctcagtccttcatggactcgaacgatacaaagatacctcccggtgtatTAGTCGTTTATTTTGTGTTAGATTAAGAAACAAGcaacattaataaatttaaaaactaacacTTTTCATTGTGAAACGCTAGTTGTCAGAGCTTCAGCCTTCTTAGTACTCGTATGTTCTTCAAAAACCCAATGcagatttgatttgatcggtccatcgcatgggtttCCTACCGCGCGCTCTAGTGCCTTCCTTTAGTTACCTCGTAAGACAACCGTATTCTGTTCGTATTCGTTCGTGGCGTATTTATTCACCTACCCCCgcttaaattttacaatttcgtttaacattagaggattgtgcaatgtccatacaaactcGATGGAGTTTTAGGATATCAAGTCGCCTATGAATACGTACTTATGAttggaagaaataaataatcagtCGTCAACGCACGAGCACAGTTTTACGTATGTGGAGTTCCTTAAATTTACCAAAATAGTAAGATGTGTAACGCCAGCTGCACGAACGCGACAAGAAGGATTTACGACatacagtataataatatattttgacactCTCGAAGCTTTTAGCCTACTATCGTGTACGTGTCGGTGAACCGTCCACAAACTCATTAGTCTAATTGCATAACTTCATTAGATTCAGCATGCAGCTTCATGGATTCAGTTAAAGGATTTCGTAtctattgaatagaagcagacgttactttgcggaattccatattatgttatgaaaattaacttgactttacaattaggATTGTTAAGTATGACTTGctaattattcactgtaaagtcaacatctcctgagtcctgaggatgctccggtgtcagcgaaacgttcgtagagTATATtaccgaaaatctgtttggtgtatatAGATTTAGATTTTCAGTTTGTATAGACTATTCTGCATAAGTACTTCAAATATTCGTTTGTTACTGTAAGATTTTAGTCTGCTATGAGCAATCTTCAATGTCTAATTATGAGTTCATAACCTCATTGGATTTAACTTGCAGCTCCTTCGATTCAGTTAGAGGCTTTACTTAATATCTATTAGTTTGTGTAAGGTTTTAGTCTACTGTACGAATCAGTGAACTGCTGTCAAAGTCCAATTAGGAGTACATAACTTCATTAGTTACTCATATTACATTATTTCCTATTTGAAGCGGTTATAatgcagtgggtaggagctcgaagcgcacataacttttgttagttatgtgcgctttaagtaattaaaaatatcacttgcttcgacggtgaaggaaaacatcgcgaggagacctgcatgcctgagagttctacataatgttctcaaaggtatgtggagtccagcaatccgcactgtgctAGCGTAGTGGAGTtaggccttaatcccttctcattgtgggaggagacccgtgccctgtagtgggctggtaatgggtcgatatgattctatgatggtgatgatgaactTCTCTAGGCTTTAGCCTTCAgcttgttaggttaggttgaaATTGGTCTTCATCTATTAAGTTAAAGATTTCACGTTACTTTGTCCCTGTTAATATTCTGTCGCGAAGGCAAACGCAGTTAACGTTCATCAACTTTTAACTTAAGAGCCGAGCTCATATCGGTGAAGTCCTTTCCAACTTTCTCTATCCAAGGCTCTCTCTTTAACCTCTTTATAAACCCCCCCACCCTGCAAccattcattttatttgtcCCAGAAAATCCAGTCTCGGCCTTCCTTTTCCCCTTTTTGTAGATACTTAATTTTTGAGTATCCCACAGCTGATGATGAGCACAAAGATCTTACACACAGCTGCtgccaacataaaaaaaaaaaagcggtaaatgaataataataattctctgtctattaaaatataaagatctTTCACACTGCTCTGAATGTAGcgaacatacaaacataaaacaaaaaaaaaaaaaaaacgagtaaaaacaataattacaaaaaaaaaaaaaaagaattaagttCGGAAATCAAATTTCACTTATCAGtagttatcaataaactgttcctacgatTATCTATACGCTTTTATCAGGGCGTGTTCCACCAAAACAATGAAATATCAAGAACTTGACATACCACAAAACGCTTATCGAGGTCTTCTCCAAATCGTGATGCAATGCCATCTCTTGAAGTTAGCCTAGCCTTACGATAATGCACATCTATGCTATGTAGAGTAAACACAGCTTCCaaatataagaaaaacaattatttaattttccccTGTacacattaccggccgactacagggcacgaatcTCCCGTGGGTATGGGAAGGGTGTGGACTTTAAAACATCtttgtttattgttgttattaggtacacaaaacacaTAATAACTTAAAggagatctaaatataagtaataacaagttttgttctgaGCTACAACCcaaattatgaaacaaaaaagaaacacttaagttccctaaagattatgtggaatagtgcttaataatttgatttttaaaaatatttatgcttttgttaaaaacttactttagtccattacgctggcaaaatacggattggtagacttttgtaacaataaatttataaagtaggtaaccaattatttaggtatatttgccagatatgaatttataagtattaaatagttaatagataagttgtcaagaaacaattaaaattatatttgataaacAACCAATGTTTATGACactgagttggtgggtattttgatataaattcgACTGCATTATCGTTGCACCGCagctccccccgatgtcgtcgagccctggggctcttctcatggctagctttcgcgctcgccccactcccccggtgacgccgtagcaacccctttaGGTGGTTATcagcaagtgtccatccgaaaatcgaaatcgttgcaccgcagtcctacatggactcgaacgatgcaaagatacctcccggtgtcttagtcgtttatcacttaaTAAGTTTTTGaacggcccaaacccttctcattctaagataCCCGTATTCTAGTAGGAAGATAATGAGTCTATGATGAGGAGATTTGGATGAATTTGATTTACGACTTACGATACCAGATAAAAACTCGATAAGCAATAGATACTGGACGCTTATACTATCGCTATCGGATAGTATTAGTTTGCACTTGCCTTTGATACCTGTGTCgaggaattgtgaaaaaaatgcgGGTAATGTTTCCctacctatacttatattataaagtgtatgtttgttttagagcGGAACTAGTCTCTGGAACTTTGTGATTTGAGAAATCTTCGTTTTTATTAGAAAGTTTTGAAGTATATAGAATTGAAGGTTTCTATTTGCtatatttgtgaaaaaaaaaaagtgagaaCGTCAAGCGGAAACGAAATAGTAACGAAGGCGAGCGTTGCGATTCGGTGGTGTCGGAACATGtgttatcatcgtcatcatcaccttaacaacccattacaggcccatgtggtatcctcccacaagtggcgtgcatagagggtatccacagggtatgcagataatataaaatgaagaaaatctccagtacgtgttctaaaaacctaaaaataggcttgtaagagttacaaaaagcctacctttaagtattcATAATtcgaactggagattttctttatgttatattatctgcataccctcaatgGACGTCActgcctcccacaatgagaaggggttaaggtaggtccaccacgctggtccaaatcattatggagaactctcaggcatggtggtttcctcacgacgttttgcttcgccgttgaagcaagtgacattttaatataaggctcaaaaggcacataacttagagagttagaggtgagtgctgggattcgaactcgtcgtccgaaagtgaagtgaagtcctacccactgggctatcaccgattagcttactacttttattgcacaccacaaagaGTACATAAAAAAGCAGTATAACAGAACACAACACGTCGTGTCTAAGAATAGTATATCATAGCGATt
Coding sequences within:
- the LOC120634880 gene encoding uncharacterized protein LOC120634880; protein product: MDNLHSIEHSISALTEHFNARMADFQRIIQTSIPATSPSSNVAAQFAAFRVFVLTSLESLQLQVQVLSKQYDIMETRSRRKMLLVHGVSEVQKENVSSAVMKVLSSHLGLPELTVSKLSYCKRLGQPKDGKARAILIKFSDLSVRNEVWSLKTRLKGTGVTISEFLTKERHDAFQAARQKFGVSQCWTRDGTIIVLGSDGKRHRVFTVADVKVIISKLDNVSMPTTSATADQASAVAGHSSVVHSNSAVPAPRSTRPQAEKARRAVRK